One part of the Onychomys torridus chromosome 13, mOncTor1.1, whole genome shotgun sequence genome encodes these proteins:
- the Fam53c gene encoding protein FAM53C isoform X4 codes for MITLITEQLQKQTLDELKCTRFSISLPLPDHADISNCGNPFQLVSEGASWRGLPHCSCAEFQDSLNFSYHPSGLSLHLRPPSRGNSPQEQPLAQVLSPEPPDPEKLPVPPAPPSKRHCRSLSVPVDLSRWQPVWRPAPSKLWTPIKHRGSAGGGGPQVPHQSPPKRVSSLRFLQAPSASSQCAPARRPYSPPFFSLALAQDSAQPCATSPQNGSWESDAESLSPCPPQRRFSLSPSLGPQASRFLPSARSSPASSPELPWRPRGLRNLPRSRSQPCDLDARKTGIKRRHEEDSRRLRPSLDFDKMNQKPYSGGLCLQETAREGSSISPPWFMACSPAPLSASCSPVEGSSHVQSESEEEEEGAVRWGRQALHKRTLCQQAFGDLDLNLIEEN; via the exons ATGATAACCCTGATCACTGAGCAGCTACAGAAGCAGACTCTGGATGAGCTGAAATGCACACGCTTCAGCATCAGTCTG CCTTTGCCTGACCATGCAGACATATCCAACTGTGGGAACCCTTTCCAGCTTGTGTCTG AAGGTGCTTCCTGGAGGGGCCTGCCCCACTGTTCCTgtgctgagttccaggacagcctcaactTCAGCTACCATCCCTCAGGCCTGAGCCTGCACCTCAGGCCACCCAGCCGGGGAAACTCCCCACAGGAGCAGCCCCTGGCCCAAGTACTAAGCCCTGAACccccagacccagagaagcttCCTGTGCCCCCTGCTCCTCCATCCAAGAGGCACTGCCGCTCACTCTCGGTGCCTGTGGACCTGTCTCGCTGGCAGCCAGTGTGGCGGCCCGCCCCCTCCAAGCTGTGGACTCCCATCAAGCACCGGGGCAGTGCTGGAGGGGGTGGGCCGCAGGTGCCTCACCAGAGCCCTCCGAAGCGGGTCTCCAGCCTCAGGTTCCTTCAAGCTCCCAGTGCCTCTTCTCAGTGTGCCCCGGCCCGCAGACCCTACAGCCCTCCCTTCTTCAGCCTGGCCCTGGCCCAAGATTCTGCTCAGCCCTGTGCCACCTCCCCTCAGAATGGTTCTTGGGAGAGCGATGCGGAGTCCCTGTCACCCTGCCCACCCCAGCGCCGCTTCTCCCTGTCACCCAGCCTGGGCCCACAGGCAAGCCGCTTCCTGCCCTCTGCCCGGAGCTCCCCTGCATCTTCCCCAGAGCTGCCCTGGAGACCTCGGGGTCTCCGCAACCTTCCCCGAAGCCGCTCGCAGCCTTGTGACCTGGATGCCCGAAAAACTGGGATCAAGCGGCGTCACGAAGAGGACTCCCGGCGCCTGCGGCCTTCCCTGGACTTCGACAAGATGAATCAG AAACCATACTCAGGAGGTCTCTGTCTCCAAGAAACAGCTCGAGAAGGCAGCAGCATCTCTCCACCGTGGTTCATGGCCTGTAGCCCCgcgcctctctctgcttcctgcagccCTGTTGAGGGTTCATCCCACGTGCAGAGTGAAAgcgaagaggaagaagagggggcagTGCGGTGGGGTCGGCAGGCACTACACAAGCGGACACTGTGCCAGCAGGCCTTTGGGGACCTGGACCTGAATCTGATTGAGGAAAACTAA
- the Fam53c gene encoding protein FAM53C isoform X2, with product MITLITEQLQKQTLDELKCTRFSISLPLPDHADISNCGNPFQLVSGGRGCCACMNAKYIYREGASWRGLPHCSCAEFQDSLNFSYHPSGLSLHLRPPSRGNSPQEQPLAQVLSPEPPDPEKLPVPPAPPSKRHCRSLSVPVDLSRWQPVWRPAPSKLWTPIKHRGSAGGGGPQVPHQSPPKRVSSLRFLQAPSASSQCAPARRPYSPPFFSLALAQDSAQPCATSPQNGSWESDAESLSPCPPQRRFSLSPSLGPQASRFLPSARSSPASSPELPWRPRGLRNLPRSRSQPCDLDARKTGIKRRHEEDSRRLRPSLDFDKMNQKPYSGGLCLQETAREGSSISPPWFMACSPAPLSASCSPVEGSSHVQSESEEEEEGAVRWGRQALHKRTLCQQAFGDLDLNLIEEN from the exons ATGATAACCCTGATCACTGAGCAGCTACAGAAGCAGACTCTGGATGAGCTGAAATGCACACGCTTCAGCATCAGTCTG CCTTTGCCTGACCATGCAGACATATCCAACTGTGGGAACCCTTTCCAGCTTGTGTCTG GGGGGAGAGGTTGCTGTGCATGTATGAATGCAAAGTACATATATAGAG AAGGTGCTTCCTGGAGGGGCCTGCCCCACTGTTCCTgtgctgagttccaggacagcctcaactTCAGCTACCATCCCTCAGGCCTGAGCCTGCACCTCAGGCCACCCAGCCGGGGAAACTCCCCACAGGAGCAGCCCCTGGCCCAAGTACTAAGCCCTGAACccccagacccagagaagcttCCTGTGCCCCCTGCTCCTCCATCCAAGAGGCACTGCCGCTCACTCTCGGTGCCTGTGGACCTGTCTCGCTGGCAGCCAGTGTGGCGGCCCGCCCCCTCCAAGCTGTGGACTCCCATCAAGCACCGGGGCAGTGCTGGAGGGGGTGGGCCGCAGGTGCCTCACCAGAGCCCTCCGAAGCGGGTCTCCAGCCTCAGGTTCCTTCAAGCTCCCAGTGCCTCTTCTCAGTGTGCCCCGGCCCGCAGACCCTACAGCCCTCCCTTCTTCAGCCTGGCCCTGGCCCAAGATTCTGCTCAGCCCTGTGCCACCTCCCCTCAGAATGGTTCTTGGGAGAGCGATGCGGAGTCCCTGTCACCCTGCCCACCCCAGCGCCGCTTCTCCCTGTCACCCAGCCTGGGCCCACAGGCAAGCCGCTTCCTGCCCTCTGCCCGGAGCTCCCCTGCATCTTCCCCAGAGCTGCCCTGGAGACCTCGGGGTCTCCGCAACCTTCCCCGAAGCCGCTCGCAGCCTTGTGACCTGGATGCCCGAAAAACTGGGATCAAGCGGCGTCACGAAGAGGACTCCCGGCGCCTGCGGCCTTCCCTGGACTTCGACAAGATGAATCAG AAACCATACTCAGGAGGTCTCTGTCTCCAAGAAACAGCTCGAGAAGGCAGCAGCATCTCTCCACCGTGGTTCATGGCCTGTAGCCCCgcgcctctctctgcttcctgcagccCTGTTGAGGGTTCATCCCACGTGCAGAGTGAAAgcgaagaggaagaagagggggcagTGCGGTGGGGTCGGCAGGCACTACACAAGCGGACACTGTGCCAGCAGGCCTTTGGGGACCTGGACCTGAATCTGATTGAGGAAAACTAA
- the Fam53c gene encoding protein FAM53C isoform X3, which produces MITLITEQLQKQTLDELKCTRFSISLPLPDHADISNCGNPFQLVSEGASWRGLPHCSCAEFQDSLNFSYHPSGLSLHLRPPSRGNSPQEQPLAQVLSPEPPDPEKLPVPPAPPSKRHCRSLSVPVDLSRWQPVWRPAPSKLWTPIKHRGSAGGGGPQVPHQSPPKRVSSLRFLQAPSASSQCAPARRPYSPPFFSLALAQDSAQPCATSPQNGSWESDAESLSPCPPQRRFSLSPSLGPQASRFLPSARSSPASSPELPWRPRGLRNLPRSRSQPCDLDARKTGIKRRHEEDSRRLRPSLDFDKMNQVGLKPYSGGLCLQETAREGSSISPPWFMACSPAPLSASCSPVEGSSHVQSESEEEEEGAVRWGRQALHKRTLCQQAFGDLDLNLIEEN; this is translated from the exons ATGATAACCCTGATCACTGAGCAGCTACAGAAGCAGACTCTGGATGAGCTGAAATGCACACGCTTCAGCATCAGTCTG CCTTTGCCTGACCATGCAGACATATCCAACTGTGGGAACCCTTTCCAGCTTGTGTCTG AAGGTGCTTCCTGGAGGGGCCTGCCCCACTGTTCCTgtgctgagttccaggacagcctcaactTCAGCTACCATCCCTCAGGCCTGAGCCTGCACCTCAGGCCACCCAGCCGGGGAAACTCCCCACAGGAGCAGCCCCTGGCCCAAGTACTAAGCCCTGAACccccagacccagagaagcttCCTGTGCCCCCTGCTCCTCCATCCAAGAGGCACTGCCGCTCACTCTCGGTGCCTGTGGACCTGTCTCGCTGGCAGCCAGTGTGGCGGCCCGCCCCCTCCAAGCTGTGGACTCCCATCAAGCACCGGGGCAGTGCTGGAGGGGGTGGGCCGCAGGTGCCTCACCAGAGCCCTCCGAAGCGGGTCTCCAGCCTCAGGTTCCTTCAAGCTCCCAGTGCCTCTTCTCAGTGTGCCCCGGCCCGCAGACCCTACAGCCCTCCCTTCTTCAGCCTGGCCCTGGCCCAAGATTCTGCTCAGCCCTGTGCCACCTCCCCTCAGAATGGTTCTTGGGAGAGCGATGCGGAGTCCCTGTCACCCTGCCCACCCCAGCGCCGCTTCTCCCTGTCACCCAGCCTGGGCCCACAGGCAAGCCGCTTCCTGCCCTCTGCCCGGAGCTCCCCTGCATCTTCCCCAGAGCTGCCCTGGAGACCTCGGGGTCTCCGCAACCTTCCCCGAAGCCGCTCGCAGCCTTGTGACCTGGATGCCCGAAAAACTGGGATCAAGCGGCGTCACGAAGAGGACTCCCGGCGCCTGCGGCCTTCCCTGGACTTCGACAAGATGAATCAGGTGGGGCTG AAACCATACTCAGGAGGTCTCTGTCTCCAAGAAACAGCTCGAGAAGGCAGCAGCATCTCTCCACCGTGGTTCATGGCCTGTAGCCCCgcgcctctctctgcttcctgcagccCTGTTGAGGGTTCATCCCACGTGCAGAGTGAAAgcgaagaggaagaagagggggcagTGCGGTGGGGTCGGCAGGCACTACACAAGCGGACACTGTGCCAGCAGGCCTTTGGGGACCTGGACCTGAATCTGATTGAGGAAAACTAA
- the Fam53c gene encoding protein FAM53C isoform X1: MITLITEQLQKQTLDELKCTRFSISLPLPDHADISNCGNPFQLVSGGRGCCACMNAKYIYREGASWRGLPHCSCAEFQDSLNFSYHPSGLSLHLRPPSRGNSPQEQPLAQVLSPEPPDPEKLPVPPAPPSKRHCRSLSVPVDLSRWQPVWRPAPSKLWTPIKHRGSAGGGGPQVPHQSPPKRVSSLRFLQAPSASSQCAPARRPYSPPFFSLALAQDSAQPCATSPQNGSWESDAESLSPCPPQRRFSLSPSLGPQASRFLPSARSSPASSPELPWRPRGLRNLPRSRSQPCDLDARKTGIKRRHEEDSRRLRPSLDFDKMNQVGLKPYSGGLCLQETAREGSSISPPWFMACSPAPLSASCSPVEGSSHVQSESEEEEEGAVRWGRQALHKRTLCQQAFGDLDLNLIEEN; the protein is encoded by the exons ATGATAACCCTGATCACTGAGCAGCTACAGAAGCAGACTCTGGATGAGCTGAAATGCACACGCTTCAGCATCAGTCTG CCTTTGCCTGACCATGCAGACATATCCAACTGTGGGAACCCTTTCCAGCTTGTGTCTG GGGGGAGAGGTTGCTGTGCATGTATGAATGCAAAGTACATATATAGAG AAGGTGCTTCCTGGAGGGGCCTGCCCCACTGTTCCTgtgctgagttccaggacagcctcaactTCAGCTACCATCCCTCAGGCCTGAGCCTGCACCTCAGGCCACCCAGCCGGGGAAACTCCCCACAGGAGCAGCCCCTGGCCCAAGTACTAAGCCCTGAACccccagacccagagaagcttCCTGTGCCCCCTGCTCCTCCATCCAAGAGGCACTGCCGCTCACTCTCGGTGCCTGTGGACCTGTCTCGCTGGCAGCCAGTGTGGCGGCCCGCCCCCTCCAAGCTGTGGACTCCCATCAAGCACCGGGGCAGTGCTGGAGGGGGTGGGCCGCAGGTGCCTCACCAGAGCCCTCCGAAGCGGGTCTCCAGCCTCAGGTTCCTTCAAGCTCCCAGTGCCTCTTCTCAGTGTGCCCCGGCCCGCAGACCCTACAGCCCTCCCTTCTTCAGCCTGGCCCTGGCCCAAGATTCTGCTCAGCCCTGTGCCACCTCCCCTCAGAATGGTTCTTGGGAGAGCGATGCGGAGTCCCTGTCACCCTGCCCACCCCAGCGCCGCTTCTCCCTGTCACCCAGCCTGGGCCCACAGGCAAGCCGCTTCCTGCCCTCTGCCCGGAGCTCCCCTGCATCTTCCCCAGAGCTGCCCTGGAGACCTCGGGGTCTCCGCAACCTTCCCCGAAGCCGCTCGCAGCCTTGTGACCTGGATGCCCGAAAAACTGGGATCAAGCGGCGTCACGAAGAGGACTCCCGGCGCCTGCGGCCTTCCCTGGACTTCGACAAGATGAATCAGGTGGGGCTG AAACCATACTCAGGAGGTCTCTGTCTCCAAGAAACAGCTCGAGAAGGCAGCAGCATCTCTCCACCGTGGTTCATGGCCTGTAGCCCCgcgcctctctctgcttcctgcagccCTGTTGAGGGTTCATCCCACGTGCAGAGTGAAAgcgaagaggaagaagagggggcagTGCGGTGGGGTCGGCAGGCACTACACAAGCGGACACTGTGCCAGCAGGCCTTTGGGGACCTGGACCTGAATCTGATTGAGGAAAACTAA